Proteins encoded by one window of Microbaculum marinisediminis:
- a CDS encoding Zn-dependent hydrolase: MTSPADNLRINGERLWDSLMEMAKIGPGARGGNNRLTLTDDDKKARELFISWCEGAGCTTAVDSMGNIFARREGTDPSLPPVMVGSHLDTQPTGGKFDGVLGVLAGLEILRSLNDMGIRTKHPIEVVDWTNEEGSRFAPAMISSGVFAGVYSQEEAYALTDRDGKALGDELKRIGFVGDETVGTRPLKAFFELHIEQGPILEAEEYDVGVVTHGQGQRWFDVKLTGFESHAGTTPMPRRKDALVGAAKLVQAVNEIALANAPHAVGTVGVLEPYPGSRNVIPGAVSMTVDFRHPDDTVLLGMADALKAKIAEVCAEHKLTEKTQEVFYYAPVAFDDTCVAAVRNAAERLGYKHRDIVSGAGHDACYIARVAPTSMVFTPCVDGISHNEDEDISLEWATAGADVLFHAVVETAEIVE, encoded by the coding sequence ATGACAAGTCCGGCGGACAATCTCAGGATCAACGGCGAGCGCCTCTGGGACTCGCTCATGGAGATGGCCAAGATCGGCCCCGGTGCGCGCGGCGGCAACAACCGCCTGACGCTTACCGACGACGACAAGAAGGCGCGCGAGCTGTTCATCTCCTGGTGCGAGGGCGCCGGCTGCACGACCGCCGTCGACTCGATGGGCAACATCTTCGCCCGCCGCGAAGGAACCGATCCCTCGCTGCCGCCGGTAATGGTCGGCAGCCATCTCGACACCCAGCCGACCGGCGGCAAGTTCGACGGCGTCCTGGGCGTTCTGGCCGGCCTGGAGATCCTGCGTTCGCTCAACGACATGGGGATCAGGACGAAGCATCCCATCGAGGTCGTCGACTGGACCAACGAGGAAGGCTCGCGCTTCGCACCGGCGATGATCTCGTCCGGCGTCTTCGCCGGCGTCTACAGCCAGGAAGAGGCCTATGCGCTCACCGATCGCGACGGCAAGGCGCTCGGCGACGAACTGAAGCGCATCGGTTTCGTCGGCGACGAGACAGTCGGCACGCGGCCGCTCAAGGCCTTCTTCGAGCTGCACATCGAGCAGGGTCCGATCCTCGAGGCCGAGGAGTACGATGTCGGCGTCGTCACCCACGGCCAGGGCCAGCGCTGGTTCGACGTCAAGCTGACCGGTTTCGAAAGCCATGCCGGCACCACGCCGATGCCCCGCCGCAAGGATGCCCTCGTCGGCGCGGCGAAGCTCGTGCAGGCGGTCAACGAGATCGCCCTTGCCAATGCCCCGCACGCGGTCGGAACGGTCGGCGTGCTGGAGCCCTATCCCGGCTCGCGCAACGTCATTCCCGGCGCGGTGTCGATGACCGTCGATTTCCGCCACCCCGACGACACGGTGCTGCTCGGCATGGCCGACGCCCTGAAGGCGAAGATCGCCGAGGTCTGCGCCGAGCACAAGCTGACCGAGAAGACCCAGGAGGTCTTCTACTACGCGCCCGTCGCCTTCGACGACACGTGCGTCGCCGCGGTGCGCAACGCCGCCGAGCGGCTTGGCTACAAGCACCGCGACATCGTCTCGGGCGCCGGCCACGACGCCTGCTACATCGCCCGCGTGGCGCCGACCTCGATGGTGTTCACGCCCTGCGTCGACGGCATCAGCCACAACGAGGACGAGGATATTTCGCTGGAA
- a CDS encoding CoA-acylating methylmalonate-semialdehyde dehydrogenase gives MDRIANAIGDTVAPSSSARVSPVFNPATGEQVAELPLSTVADVGQAVAAAKAAAPAWGATPPLKRARMMFRFKELLDRHAADLARAISREHGKTHDDALGEVARGIEVVEFACGIPHLLKGEYSRNVGPEIDTFSDRQPLGVVAGITPFNFPAMVPMWMYPVAIACGNTFVLKPSERDPSAPMLAFELFREAGFPEGVLNIVHGDKEAVDAILDHPDIKAVSFVGSTPIAEYVYARGTAAGKRVQALGGAKNHMIVMPDADIDKAADALMGAGYGSAGERCMAVSVAVPIGEETANKLVETLIPKVRGLKIGPSTDPDAEMGPLVTQTHLNKVLGYIEAGVAEGAELAVDGRGFTLQGYENGYFVGGSLFDKVTPDMTIYKEEIFGPVLSVLRARSFNEAVDLINAHEYGNGTAIFTRDGDAARAFADRIEVGMVGVNVPIPVPVAYHSFGGWKRSLFGDHSIYGPEGVRFYTRLKTVTTRWPGGIKDGAVYTFPTMN, from the coding sequence ATGGACCGGATTGCCAATGCCATCGGCGACACGGTGGCGCCGTCGTCGAGCGCGCGCGTGTCACCGGTCTTCAACCCGGCGACAGGCGAACAGGTCGCCGAACTGCCGCTGTCCACCGTTGCGGACGTTGGTCAGGCGGTGGCCGCCGCCAAAGCCGCGGCCCCGGCGTGGGGCGCGACCCCGCCGCTGAAGCGCGCGCGGATGATGTTCCGGTTCAAGGAACTGCTCGACAGGCATGCGGCCGATCTGGCCCGCGCCATCTCGCGCGAGCACGGCAAGACCCATGATGATGCCCTCGGCGAGGTCGCCCGCGGCATCGAGGTGGTCGAGTTCGCCTGCGGTATCCCGCACCTGCTGAAGGGCGAGTACAGCCGCAACGTCGGTCCCGAGATCGACACCTTTTCTGACCGCCAGCCGCTCGGCGTCGTCGCCGGCATCACCCCGTTCAATTTCCCGGCCATGGTGCCGATGTGGATGTATCCGGTCGCCATCGCCTGCGGCAACACGTTCGTGCTGAAGCCGTCCGAGCGCGACCCCTCCGCGCCGATGCTTGCGTTCGAGCTTTTCCGGGAAGCGGGATTTCCCGAGGGTGTCCTCAACATCGTCCACGGCGACAAGGAGGCCGTCGACGCGATCCTCGACCATCCCGACATCAAGGCCGTGAGCTTCGTCGGGTCCACGCCGATCGCCGAGTACGTCTATGCGCGTGGCACGGCGGCGGGCAAGCGTGTGCAGGCGCTCGGCGGTGCCAAGAACCACATGATCGTCATGCCCGACGCCGACATCGACAAGGCCGCCGATGCGCTGATGGGCGCGGGCTACGGGTCGGCCGGCGAGCGTTGCATGGCCGTTTCGGTCGCGGTGCCGATCGGCGAGGAGACCGCCAACAAGCTGGTCGAGACGCTGATCCCGAAGGTGCGCGGCCTGAAGATCGGTCCCTCCACCGATCCCGATGCCGAAATGGGGCCGCTGGTGACGCAGACGCATCTCAACAAGGTGCTCGGCTATATCGAAGCGGGTGTCGCCGAAGGCGCGGAGCTTGCCGTCGACGGGCGCGGGTTCACGCTGCAGGGCTACGAGAACGGCTACTTCGTCGGCGGCTCGCTGTTCGACAAGGTCACCCCCGACATGACCATCTACAAGGAGGAGATCTTCGGGCCGGTGCTTTCGGTGCTGCGCGCCCGCTCCTTCAACGAGGCGGTCGACCTGATCAACGCCCACGAATACGGCAACGGTACCGCCATCTTCACCCGCGACGGCGACGCCGCGCGCGCCTTCGCCGACCGGATCGAGGTCGGCATGGTCGGCGTCAACGTGCCGATCCCGGTGCCGGTCGCCTATCATTCCTTCGGCGGCTGGAAGCGCTCGCTGTTCGGCGACCATTCGATCTACGGCCCGGAGGGCGTAAGGTTCTACACGCGGCTCAAGACCGTCACCACGCGTTGGCCGGGTGGCATCAAGGACGGTGCGGTCTACACGTTCCCGACGATGAACTGA
- a CDS encoding TetR/AcrR family transcriptional regulator gives MPSEAARGATGARQDGRTGIRQENEAAILKAAEEVFAEYGFKGATTAMIAERAGLPKANLHYYFPTKLALYRRVVDDIFNIWLKSANSFDESDDPVEALTRYINEKMDISRAHPMGSKVWANEIIHKAPVIQDYLETTLRDWTDSRAAVIRRWIAEGKIAPINPEYLLYMIWATTQHYADFGHQIATLNDGEPLSDDQFEEAKRNVVEIILRGIGASSQATKQPAIRSLA, from the coding sequence ATGCCCAGCGAAGCGGCACGCGGAGCGACCGGGGCTCGGCAGGATGGCCGGACCGGAATCCGGCAGGAAAACGAGGCCGCGATCCTGAAGGCCGCCGAGGAAGTCTTCGCCGAATACGGCTTCAAGGGCGCCACCACCGCGATGATCGCCGAGCGCGCCGGTCTCCCCAAGGCGAACCTGCACTATTACTTCCCCACCAAGCTCGCGCTCTACCGCCGCGTGGTCGACGACATTTTCAACATCTGGCTCAAGTCGGCCAACTCATTCGACGAAAGCGACGATCCGGTGGAGGCGCTGACCCGCTACATCAACGAGAAGATGGACATCTCGCGTGCCCATCCGATGGGCTCGAAGGTCTGGGCCAACGAGATCATCCACAAGGCGCCGGTCATCCAGGACTATCTGGAGACGACGCTGCGCGACTGGACCGACTCCCGCGCCGCCGTGATCCGGCGCTGGATCGCCGAGGGAAAGATCGCGCCGATCAACCCGGAATACCTGCTCTACATGATCTGGGCGACGACCCAGCACTATGCCGACTTCGGCCATCAGATCGCCACGCTGAACGACGGCGAACCGCTATCGGACGACCAGTTCGAAGAGGCCAAGCGCAACGTCGTCGAGATCATCCTGCGCGGTATCGGGGCATCCTCCCAGGCAACGAAGCAGCCGGCAATCCGCTCGCTGGCGTAG
- a CDS encoding TetR family transcriptional regulator C-terminal domain-containing protein, which yields MNAPVPNQRKKPRTRIQAINRNIILDAALDAFSSYGYRGATIDQIAEKAGMSKPNLLYYFRRKEDIYRAVLEATLATWLEPLEHLDAGGDPIEEIAKYIRLKLRMARDMPRESRLFSNEILHGAPAIGEFLRGPLKDLVDAKAKVIRRWVDEGRITPVDPVHLIFMIWATTQHYADFDVQVRAVLGEAADDKAGDGDPTLAAEKTLLTIFCDGLRPR from the coding sequence ATGAACGCCCCGGTCCCCAATCAGCGCAAGAAGCCGCGGACGCGGATTCAGGCGATCAACCGCAATATCATCCTGGACGCGGCGCTGGATGCCTTCTCGTCCTACGGCTATCGCGGCGCGACAATCGACCAGATCGCCGAGAAGGCCGGCATGTCGAAGCCGAACCTGCTCTACTATTTCCGGCGCAAGGAAGACATCTATCGCGCGGTTCTCGAGGCAACGCTGGCGACCTGGCTCGAACCGCTGGAGCATCTCGACGCGGGCGGTGATCCCATCGAGGAAATCGCGAAGTACATCCGACTCAAGCTGCGGATGGCACGCGACATGCCGCGGGAGTCGCGGTTGTTCAGCAACGAGATCCTGCACGGCGCACCGGCGATCGGCGAGTTCCTGCGCGGCCCGCTGAAGGATCTGGTCGACGCCAAGGCAAAGGTGATCCGTCGCTGGGTTGACGAAGGGCGGATTACGCCGGTCGATCCGGTCCATCTGATTTTCATGATCTGGGCAACGACCCAGCATTACGCCGATTTCGACGTGCAGGTGCGCGCCGTGCTTGGCGAGGCCGCCGACGACAAAGCGGGCGACGGCGACCCGACCCTGGCGGCCGAGAAGACCCTCCTGACCATCTTCTGCGATGGCTTGAGGCCGCGCTAG
- a CDS encoding glutathione S-transferase family protein has protein sequence MKLYGAPQTRSVQAVWMLEECGARYERVLVDIRGGAQHTPEYHAINPMEKVPALVDGEARIAETGAICAYLADRFPEAELAPRIHDPERGRYLQWLFFSGSCVEPSFMEKVLGIDVNPSQAGWGNYAKVLDVLEEGVGDGPWLLGDRFTAADVVIGSGLYFGVRLFDLIAPRPAFDAYIDRCMARSAFVRAQELAEDWT, from the coding sequence ATGAAGCTGTATGGCGCGCCACAAACGCGGTCGGTCCAGGCCGTTTGGATGTTGGAGGAATGCGGAGCGCGCTACGAGCGGGTGCTGGTCGATATCCGGGGCGGAGCACAGCACACGCCCGAATATCATGCGATCAATCCGATGGAGAAGGTGCCGGCACTTGTCGACGGCGAAGCACGCATTGCCGAAACCGGGGCGATCTGCGCTTATCTTGCCGACCGGTTTCCCGAGGCCGAACTCGCTCCGAGGATCCACGATCCCGAGCGTGGCCGATATCTGCAGTGGCTGTTCTTTTCCGGAAGTTGTGTCGAGCCCTCCTTTATGGAGAAGGTTCTCGGAATCGACGTGAATCCCTCACAAGCCGGCTGGGGCAATTACGCGAAGGTTCTCGACGTGCTGGAGGAAGGGGTTGGCGACGGTCCGTGGTTGCTCGGCGACCGCTTCACGGCGGCTGATGTCGTGATCGGTTCCGGTCTTTACTTCGGGGTACGTCTGTTCGACCTGATCGCACCGCGGCCGGCCTTCGACGCGTATATCGACCGTTGCATGGCACGCTCCGCTTTCGTCAGGGCGCAGGAGCTTGCGGAAGATTGGACGTAA
- a CDS encoding LysE family translocator — MPPISAVIAMLVAAVLLMGSPGPATMSLAASGAAFGIRPVVPYLCGICIGTAGVLLIVSTGVTGLVLSVPGVTPMIVAVAGAYILYLAWKIATAPPPTQAAHDDEAPSIFGGLLLAIANPKAYAAIGAVYSSSVLVDGRPLEDAVIKVAVLSFVIVAANSVWLLFGAGLAGLLRRPKAGRVLNIVFAGLLIASFALSVLL, encoded by the coding sequence GTGCCGCCGATTTCCGCCGTCATCGCGATGCTGGTCGCCGCCGTTCTGCTAATGGGCAGTCCCGGTCCGGCCACCATGAGCCTCGCCGCCTCGGGGGCCGCGTTCGGCATTCGCCCGGTCGTGCCCTACCTGTGCGGGATCTGTATCGGCACCGCCGGCGTGCTCCTGATCGTCTCGACCGGAGTCACCGGGCTCGTCCTTTCGGTGCCGGGCGTCACGCCGATGATCGTCGCGGTGGCGGGCGCCTATATCCTCTATCTCGCCTGGAAGATCGCAACCGCCCCGCCGCCGACGCAGGCCGCACACGATGACGAGGCGCCGTCCATCTTCGGTGGCCTTCTGCTGGCGATCGCGAATCCGAAAGCCTACGCCGCCATCGGCGCTGTCTATTCGAGCAGCGTGCTCGTGGACGGCAGACCGCTTGAGGATGCGGTCATCAAGGTCGCCGTGCTCTCATTCGTCATCGTCGCCGCCAATTCGGTCTGGCTGTTGTTCGGTGCCGGGCTTGCGGGACTACTGCGGCGCCCGAAAGCCGGCCGTGTGCTCAATATCGTCTTCGCCGGATTGTTGATTGCCTCATTTGCCCTGTCGGTCCTGCTTTGA
- the preA gene encoding NAD-dependent dihydropyrimidine dehydrogenase subunit PreA: MADLRSDFLGIKSPNPFWLASAPPTDKEYNVVRAFKEGWGGVVWKTLGEDPPVVNVNGPRYGAVHGPDRRLLGLNNIELITDRPLEVNLREIKTVKRDWPDRALVVSLMVPCEEKNWADILKRVEETGADGVELNFGCPHGMSERGMGSAVGQVPEYIEMVARWCKAHTRMPVIVKLTPNITDIRYPARAARAGGADAVSLINTINSIIGVNLDNFAPIPEIDGKGSHGGYCGPAVKPIALNMVAEIARDSETSGMPISAIGGITTWRDCAEFLALGASNLQVCTAAMTYGFKVVKEMISGLSDWMDEKGFTAIDEIVGRSVPNIEAWQYLNLNYVTKARIDQDLCIKCGRCHIACEDTSHQAITHTVNGVRRFEVIDEECVGCNLCVNVCPVENCITMEQVHGVDPRTGKPIPDEYGNWTEHPNNPMRVQEAAE; the protein is encoded by the coding sequence ATGGCCGACCTTCGTTCTGACTTCCTGGGAATCAAGTCCCCCAATCCGTTCTGGCTGGCCTCCGCGCCGCCGACCGACAAGGAATACAACGTCGTCCGCGCCTTCAAGGAGGGCTGGGGCGGCGTCGTCTGGAAAACGCTCGGCGAGGACCCGCCGGTCGTCAACGTCAACGGGCCGCGCTACGGCGCCGTCCACGGACCGGACCGCCGGCTGCTCGGCCTCAACAATATCGAGCTGATCACCGACCGCCCGCTGGAGGTGAACCTTCGCGAGATCAAGACGGTGAAGCGCGATTGGCCGGACCGCGCCCTCGTCGTCTCGCTGATGGTGCCCTGCGAGGAGAAGAACTGGGCCGATATCCTCAAGCGCGTCGAGGAGACCGGGGCCGACGGCGTCGAGCTCAATTTCGGCTGCCCGCACGGCATGTCCGAGCGCGGCATGGGCTCGGCGGTGGGCCAGGTGCCCGAATACATCGAGATGGTGGCGCGCTGGTGTAAGGCGCACACGCGCATGCCCGTCATCGTCAAGCTGACGCCGAACATCACCGACATCCGCTATCCCGCCCGCGCCGCCAGGGCCGGCGGGGCGGACGCGGTTTCGCTGATCAACACCATCAACTCGATCATCGGCGTCAATCTCGACAACTTCGCGCCGATCCCCGAGATCGACGGCAAGGGCAGCCACGGCGGGTATTGCGGCCCCGCCGTCAAGCCGATCGCGCTCAACATGGTCGCCGAGATCGCCCGCGATTCCGAGACGTCGGGCATGCCGATTTCCGCCATCGGCGGCATCACCACGTGGCGCGATTGCGCCGAGTTCCTGGCACTCGGCGCCTCCAACCTGCAGGTCTGCACGGCGGCGATGACCTACGGCTTCAAGGTCGTCAAGGAGATGATCTCGGGCTTGAGCGACTGGATGGACGAGAAGGGCTTCACCGCGATCGACGAGATCGTCGGCCGTTCGGTCCCCAATATCGAGGCCTGGCAGTACCTGAACCTGAACTATGTGACCAAGGCCAGGATCGACCAGGATCTCTGCATCAAGTGCGGCCGCTGCCACATCGCATGCGAGGACACCTCGCACCAGGCGATCACGCACACGGTCAACGGCGTGCGCCGGTTCGAGGTGATCGACGAGGAATGCGTCGGCTGCAATCTCTGCGTCAACGTCTGCCCCGTCGAGAACTGCATCACCATGGAGCAGGTCCACGGGGTCGACCCGCGCACCGGCAAACCGATCCCCGACGAATACGGCAACTGGACCGAACATCCCAACAACCCGATGCGGGTGCAGGAAGCCGCGGAGTAG
- a CDS encoding NAD(P)-dependent oxidoreductase, which yields MAPKPMSGGPDIAAGRLTAEDYQRNFSDLHPPLTRHEATVEADRCFFCYDAPCTIACPTSIDIPLFIREISTGNPDGAAKTIFAQNILGGMCARVCPTETLCEEACVRMEGEGKPVKIGILQRYATDHFMEAGETLYERAEETGKTVAVVGGGPAGLACAHALARNGHSVTIFEAREKLGGLDEYGIAAYKTVDDFAGKEVDFVLSIGGITVETGKALGRDIALADLRSKYDAVFLGIGLNGVNALRAEGEDLDGVHDAVDYIAELRQADDLSALPIGRRVVVIGGGMTAIDMAVQARHLGAEDVTIAYRRGAEQMGASGFEQELAQVNGVRILHWVKPNAVTGDNGHATGIELERTRLDGSRVVGTGETIHLPADMVFKAIGQTLVEDPLAGELKIDGGKIVVDDEGRTSLDGVWAGGDCVAGGEDLTVQAVAHGRDAAASIHRALGA from the coding sequence ATGGCACCCAAGCCGATGTCCGGGGGACCCGATATCGCCGCCGGCCGACTCACGGCCGAGGACTACCAGCGCAATTTCTCTGATCTGCACCCGCCGCTGACCCGGCACGAAGCGACGGTCGAGGCCGATCGTTGCTTCTTCTGCTACGACGCGCCGTGCACGATCGCCTGTCCGACGTCGATCGACATCCCGCTGTTCATCCGCGAGATATCGACCGGCAATCCGGACGGCGCGGCCAAGACCATCTTCGCCCAGAACATCCTCGGTGGCATGTGTGCCCGCGTCTGCCCGACAGAGACGCTATGCGAGGAGGCCTGCGTTCGCATGGAAGGCGAGGGAAAGCCGGTCAAGATCGGCATCCTGCAGCGCTACGCCACCGACCATTTCATGGAGGCGGGCGAAACGCTTTACGAGCGCGCCGAAGAGACCGGCAAGACCGTTGCCGTCGTCGGCGGTGGTCCGGCCGGGCTCGCCTGCGCCCATGCACTCGCCCGCAACGGCCATTCGGTGACGATCTTCGAGGCGCGGGAGAAGCTCGGTGGCCTCGATGAATACGGCATCGCCGCCTACAAGACCGTCGACGACTTCGCCGGCAAGGAGGTCGACTTCGTGCTCTCGATCGGCGGCATCACGGTCGAGACCGGCAAGGCGCTCGGCCGCGATATCGCGCTTGCCGACCTGCGGTCGAAATACGACGCCGTTTTTCTCGGCATCGGCCTTAACGGCGTCAACGCGCTCAGGGCCGAAGGCGAGGATCTCGACGGGGTGCACGACGCGGTCGACTATATCGCCGAGCTGCGCCAGGCCGATGATCTCTCCGCGCTGCCGATCGGCCGCCGGGTCGTCGTCATCGGCGGCGGCATGACGGCCATCGACATGGCGGTCCAGGCCCGCCATCTCGGCGCCGAGGATGTGACCATCGCCTATCGCCGCGGCGCCGAGCAGATGGGCGCCAGCGGCTTCGAGCAGGAACTGGCCCAGGTCAACGGCGTGCGCATCCTGCACTGGGTGAAGCCGAACGCGGTGACCGGCGACAACGGCCACGCGACCGGAATCGAGCTGGAGCGCACGCGCCTCGACGGATCAAGGGTCGTCGGTACCGGCGAGACGATCCACCTGCCGGCCGATATGGTGTTCAAGGCGATCGGCCAGACCCTGGTCGAGGATCCGCTGGCCGGAGAGCTGAAGATCGACGGCGGCAAGATCGTCGTCGACGACGAGGGCCGCACGTCGCTCGACGGCGTGTGGGCCGGCGGCGACTGCGTTGCCGGCGGCGAGGACCTCACCGTCCAGGCCGTCGCGCATGGCCGGGACGCGGCCGCGAGCATTCACCGGGCGCTCGGCGCCTGA
- a CDS encoding amidohydrolase family protein has protein sequence MTFDLIVRNATLPDGRTGIDIACESGRIAAVEPSIAADAGRVIDANGHLVSPPFVDPHFHMDATLSLGIPRMNRSGTLLEGIALWGELKPLLTREAVKERALRYCDLAVSQGLLAIRTHVDVCDDRLLAVEALLEVKREVAPYIDLQLCAFPQDGYYRSPTAAENLERALDLGVDVVGGIPHFERTMADGARSVTALCEIAEKRGLLVDLHCDETDDPMSRHIETLAYETQRLGLHGRVNGSHLTSMHSMDNYYVSKLLALMAEARVSAIPNPLINIVIQGRHDTYPKRRGMTRVPELRAHGIEVAFGHDCVMDPWYSLGNADMLEVAAMGLHVAQMTSRDDMRWCFDRVTKGGAAVMHLDGYGLDVGCNADMVLLQAADPIEAIRLKATRLAVIRRGRVIAETPARVASLALPGRPATVDPASYAPKDASEDAG, from the coding sequence ATGACCTTCGATCTGATTGTCAGAAACGCGACGCTGCCCGACGGGCGGACCGGCATCGACATCGCCTGCGAGAGCGGCCGGATCGCCGCCGTCGAACCGAGTATCGCCGCCGACGCCGGCCGGGTGATCGACGCGAACGGGCATCTTGTTTCCCCGCCCTTCGTCGATCCGCACTTCCACATGGACGCGACGCTGTCGCTCGGCATCCCGCGGATGAACCGGTCGGGAACCCTGCTCGAAGGCATCGCGCTGTGGGGCGAGTTGAAGCCGTTGCTGACCCGCGAGGCGGTGAAGGAGCGCGCACTCAGGTACTGCGATCTCGCGGTCAGCCAGGGTCTGCTGGCGATCCGCACCCACGTCGATGTCTGCGACGACCGCTTGCTCGCCGTCGAGGCATTGCTGGAGGTCAAGCGGGAGGTCGCGCCGTATATCGATCTGCAGCTCTGTGCCTTTCCGCAGGACGGCTATTACCGGTCGCCGACGGCGGCGGAGAACCTGGAACGGGCGCTGGACTTAGGGGTAGACGTGGTCGGCGGCATTCCGCATTTCGAACGCACCATGGCCGACGGCGCCCGCTCCGTCACCGCGCTCTGCGAGATCGCCGAGAAACGCGGCCTGCTGGTCGACCTGCATTGCGACGAGACCGACGACCCGATGTCGCGGCACATCGAGACGCTTGCCTACGAGACGCAACGGCTCGGCCTGCACGGCAGGGTCAATGGTTCGCACCTGACCTCCATGCATTCGATGGACAACTACTACGTCTCCAAGCTCCTGGCTCTGATGGCCGAAGCCCGCGTCTCGGCAATCCCCAATCCGCTCATCAACATCGTCATCCAGGGGCGCCACGATACCTACCCGAAGCGCCGCGGCATGACCCGCGTGCCGGAACTGCGCGCGCACGGCATCGAGGTCGCCTTCGGCCATGATTGCGTGATGGACCCCTGGTACTCGCTCGGCAACGCCGACATGCTCGAGGTCGCCGCCATGGGTCTGCACGTGGCGCAGATGACGAGCCGCGACGACATGCGCTGGTGTTTCGACCGGGTGACCAAGGGCGGCGCCGCGGTGATGCACCTCGATGGCTACGGCCTCGATGTCGGCTGCAACGCCGACATGGTGCTGCTCCAGGCCGCCGATCCCATCGAGGCGATCCGCCTGAAGGCGACCCGGCTCGCCGTCATCCGCCGCGGCAGGGTGATCGCCGAGACGCCGGCGCGCGTCGCGAGCCTCGCCCTGCCGGGCCGACCGGCGACCGTCGATCCGGCGTCCTATGCTCCGAAAGACGCGTCCGAAGACGCCGGCTGA
- a CDS encoding ABC transporter permease → MEILEILVTANFWAAAVRIASPLIFGVLGALICERAGVLNLGIEGIFTAGAMAGWMAVWIGLPLWGGVLVAALTGGVFGLLHAGLTVPLGLSQHVSGIGVTLLASSLAYFTYRTALPDVSSPPRIVPFQPLEIPVLSDIPFLGPALFNQTALTWFAFIMVGVVAWVLYRTPLGLALRAVGDNPASVDAQGLSVYGLRIGAVVAGSALMAIGGAFLTMSAFDAFFFGMVNGRGWICIALTVFASWRPGKALLGALLFGAFDAFQVRLQTEVGAFLPSQVFLMLPYVLSIVALVVVARKADYPRALLVPWFKGQR, encoded by the coding sequence ATGGAAATCCTCGAGATCCTCGTCACGGCGAACTTCTGGGCCGCCGCCGTCCGCATCGCCTCGCCGCTGATCTTCGGCGTCCTCGGCGCGCTGATCTGCGAGCGCGCCGGCGTTCTCAACCTCGGTATCGAAGGCATCTTCACCGCCGGTGCCATGGCCGGCTGGATGGCGGTCTGGATCGGCCTGCCGCTGTGGGGCGGTGTCCTCGTCGCCGCCCTCACCGGCGGCGTCTTTGGCCTCCTGCATGCCGGCCTCACGGTGCCGCTCGGCCTGTCGCAGCACGTCTCCGGCATCGGCGTGACGCTGCTGGCCTCGAGCCTGGCCTATTTCACCTATCGAACGGCCCTGCCGGACGTTTCCTCTCCGCCGCGCATCGTGCCGTTCCAGCCGCTCGAAATCCCGGTCCTCTCCGACATCCCGTTCCTCGGGCCGGCGCTGTTCAACCAGACCGCGCTGACCTGGTTCGCCTTCATCATGGTCGGCGTCGTCGCTTGGGTGCTCTATCGCACGCCGCTGGGACTGGCGCTCAGGGCGGTTGGCGACAATCCGGCCTCTGTCGACGCGCAGGGCCTGTCGGTTTACGGGCTTCGCATCGGCGCGGTGGTCGCCGGGTCCGCGCTGATGGCCATTGGCGGCGCGTTCCTCACCATGTCCGCCTTCGACGCCTTCTTCTTCGGCATGGTCAACGGTCGCGGATGGATCTGCATCGCGCTCACCGTCTTCGCCTCCTGGCGGCCCGGAAAGGCGCTTCTGGGCGCGCTGCTGTTCGGCGCCTTCGACGCCTTCCAGGTGCGCCTGCAGACCGAGGTCGGGGCATTCCTGCCGAGCCAGGTCTTCCTGATGCTGCCATATGTCCTGTCGATCGTCGCGCTGGTCGTCGTGGCGCGGAAGGCGGATTATCCTAGGGCGCTGCTGGTGCCGTGGTTCAAGGGACAGCGCTGA